The Oryctolagus cuniculus chromosome 5, mOryCun1.1, whole genome shotgun sequence genome includes a region encoding these proteins:
- the SULT3A1 gene encoding amine sulfotransferase, with the protein MDNSRKYLLNFKGCNFERTLVDMKILEKLDDFEIRDDDVFVITYPKSGTVWTQQILSLIYFEGHRNRTEKWDTLDRVPFLEYNIRKVDIENRPSPRLFASHLPYYLAPKSLKNNKAKIIYVYRNPKDVLISFFHFSNMVVKLEASNTLENFMEKFLDGKVVGSIWFDHIRGWYEHKNDFNILFMMYEDMKKDLRSSILKISSFLEKDLSEEEVDAIVRQATFENMKFIPQANYNNILSNEIGRRHNEGAFLRKGAVGDWKHHMTVEQSERFDRIFQEEMKDFPLKFIWDLNDEANSNHSAK; encoded by the exons ATGGACAACTCacgtaaatatttattgaacttcaAAGGCTGTAATTTTGAACGTACACTTGTTGATATGAAAATACTGGAAAAGTTAGATGACTTTGAAATCAGAGATGACGATGTCTTCGTAATCACATATCCCAAATCTG GTACTGTCTGGACTCAGCAGATACtaagtttgatttattttgagGGCCACCGAAACAGAACTGAAAAGTGGGACACGCTTGATAGAGTGCCCTTCTTGGAATACAACATTCGCAAAGTGGACATTGAGAACAGACCATCCCCTCGCCTCTTTGCTTCCCACCTTCCATATTATTTAGCACCCAAAAGTCTCAAGAACAACAAAGCTAAA ATTATTTATGTCTACAGAAATCCTAaggatgttttaatttcatttttccatttttcaaatatgGTGGTTAAATTAGAAGCTTCAAATACCTtagaaaatttcatggaaaaatttctAGATGGAAAAG TGGTGGGAAGCATATGGTTTGATCACATCAGAGGCTGGTATGAACACAAAAATGACTTCAATATTCTGTTCATGATGTATGAAGATATGAAGAAG GATCTCAGAAGTTCAATACTGAAAATCAGCAGTTTTCTTGAGAAGGACCTGAGTGAAGAGGAGGTGGATGCCATTGTGAGGCAGGCTACATTTGAAAACATGAAGTTTATTCCACAAGCAAATTATAATAATATTCTAAGCAATGAAATTGGCAGACGACATAATGAGGGAGCTTTCTTGCGCAAAG GTGCTGTTGGAGACTGGAAACACCACATGACTGTGGAGCAGAGTGAAAGATTTGACAGGATATTCCAGGAGGAGATGAAAGATTTTCCCTTGAAGTTCATCTGGGATCTAAATGATGAGGCGAATTCTAATCACAGTGCAAAATAG